In Clupea harengus chromosome 1, Ch_v2.0.2, whole genome shotgun sequence, one DNA window encodes the following:
- the rras gene encoding ras-related protein R-Ras: protein MSSEEERFKLVVVGGGGVGKSALTIQFIQSYFVSDYDPTIEDSYTKICTVDGTETRLDILDTAGQEEFGAMREQYMRSGEGFLLVFALNDRGSYNEIQKFHTQILRVKDRDDFPMVLVGNKSDLEQHRVISREEAQAFVRENRIHYMESSAKNRYNVDEAFLEVVRAIRKFQETESPPLPANHAGKQKSRGCPCSIL, encoded by the exons ATGTcctctgaagaggagagattcAAGTTGGTAGTCGTGGGCGGCGGCGGTGTTGGAAAAAGCGCATTGACCATTCAGTTCATTCAG TCATATTTTGTATCAGATTATGACCCAACTATTGAAGACTCCTACACTAAAATCTGCACAGTTGATGGGACAGAGACGCGACTGGACA TTCTGGACACGGCCGGTCAGGAGGAGTTCGGAGCTATGAGGGAGCAGTACATGCGCTCAGGAGAGGGGTTCTTACTAGTGTTTGCCCTTAATGACAGGGGCAG TTACAATGAGATCCAGAAGTTCCACACCCAGATTTTGCGAGTGAAAGATCGTGATGACTTCCCCATGGTTTTAGTTGGCAACAAGTCAGACCTCGAACAGCACAGAGTG ATATCCAGAGAGGAGGCGCAGGCTTTCGTCCGGGAAAACCGGATCCATTACATGGAGTCTTCTGCCAAGAACCGTTACAATGTGGACGAGGCTTTCCTGGAGGTGGTGAGGGCAATCAG gaAGTTTCAAGAGACCGAAAGTCCACCTCTCCCTGCCAACCATGCAGGGAAACAGAAGAGCAGAGGATGCCCATGCAGTATCCTCTAA
- the prrg2 gene encoding transmembrane gamma-carboxyglutamic acid protein 2 isoform X1 has product MICFVLKACDMTVLATVCVWMLGLPLSWGRAVIKNQNDPVFLSEQSASLFLSRSLLYNSWDFELAVQGNIERECREEMCSYEEAREVFEDDIQTDVFWQSYVSSQESVVRVDVPGLVAGLVALLLVAVIATVLGCYFYQNRGKSVSRSGNAPVQLPDSHRPPESIPLSQNLPPGLPSYSDALHRSGQHDAPPPPYSGGAPSEAPGPEEGD; this is encoded by the exons ATGATTTGCTTTGTGTTGAAGGCTTGTGACATGACGGTCCTCGCGacggtgtgtgtctggatgctgGGGCTGCCCCTTTCCTGGGGGAGGGCGGTTATTAAGAATCAAAATG ATCCAGTGTTCCTGTCAGAGCAATCAGCAAGCCTTTTCTTATCACGCTCTCTGCTCTACAACTCCTGGGATTTTGAGCTGGCGGTACAAGGaaacattgagagagagtgtagggaGGAGATGTGCTCCTATGAGGAAGCCCGGGAAGTATTTGAAGATGATATacaaacg GATGTATTTTGGCAGTCCTATGTCAGCAGTCAAG AGTCTGTTGTTAGGGTGGACGTACCAGGCCTGGTAGCTGGCCTCGTAGCCTTGCTACTGGTGGCTGTCATCGCCACTGTGCTTGGCTGCTATTTCTACCAGAACAGAGGCAAGAGTGTGAGCAGAAGTGGCAA tGCTCCTGTGCAGCTCCCAGATTCACATCGTCCCCCTGAGTCCATTCCTCTATCACAGAACCTTCCTCCAGGGCTGCCCTCCTACTCTGATGCCCTCCACCGCAGTGGGCAACATGATGCCCCCCCTCCACCGTACTCAGG GGGCGCCCCATCGGAAGCTCCAGGGCCTGAGGAGGGGGACTGA
- the prrg2 gene encoding transmembrane gamma-carboxyglutamic acid protein 2 isoform X2, whose protein sequence is MTVLATVCVWMLGLPLSWGRAVIKNQNDPVFLSEQSASLFLSRSLLYNSWDFELAVQGNIERECREEMCSYEEAREVFEDDIQTDVFWQSYVSSQESVVRVDVPGLVAGLVALLLVAVIATVLGCYFYQNRGKSVSRSGNAPVQLPDSHRPPESIPLSQNLPPGLPSYSDALHRSGQHDAPPPPYSGGAPSEAPGPEEGD, encoded by the exons ATGACGGTCCTCGCGacggtgtgtgtctggatgctgGGGCTGCCCCTTTCCTGGGGGAGGGCGGTTATTAAGAATCAAAATG ATCCAGTGTTCCTGTCAGAGCAATCAGCAAGCCTTTTCTTATCACGCTCTCTGCTCTACAACTCCTGGGATTTTGAGCTGGCGGTACAAGGaaacattgagagagagtgtagggaGGAGATGTGCTCCTATGAGGAAGCCCGGGAAGTATTTGAAGATGATATacaaacg GATGTATTTTGGCAGTCCTATGTCAGCAGTCAAG AGTCTGTTGTTAGGGTGGACGTACCAGGCCTGGTAGCTGGCCTCGTAGCCTTGCTACTGGTGGCTGTCATCGCCACTGTGCTTGGCTGCTATTTCTACCAGAACAGAGGCAAGAGTGTGAGCAGAAGTGGCAA tGCTCCTGTGCAGCTCCCAGATTCACATCGTCCCCCTGAGTCCATTCCTCTATCACAGAACCTTCCTCCAGGGCTGCCCTCCTACTCTGATGCCCTCCACCGCAGTGGGCAACATGATGCCCCCCCTCCACCGTACTCAGG GGGCGCCCCATCGGAAGCTCCAGGGCCTGAGGAGGGGGACTGA
- the prr12b gene encoding proline-rich protein 12 has translation MDRNYPGTGFGDLGAGTGWSYERSAKASLVYGSSRSSHPDTELLHRQAYATPHPLQGYATNHHPGSSGQSGAWGAAGRSLGLSGLFDAGLHHSSPSGPDASVMNLISALESRGPQPPPSASSLLSQFRTPTWQTAMHTPAPAELFISGALPGSGSFPSSSALSAYQHPASFSGRSFPGVTSSLSLQDTPTFSPTSNGLLSPHDPLLHIKTPSQSSLGFDRLLSDQRAAAYRGSQDPSGGPPSQAPTSSSARHLPPPQFNLLSSQLQDQSSQLYNSSVFSSTPAPPQPPSSQERAMARQDSVIKHYQRPSPAQSQLPSSTPHPLQHYLSCGAGGYQQQMPHHRHGGMSCSPLGDHSPSSDPKPSPRSDQVYRPIIQPPYTPSTTSSVSSSAGSGGTVGKGSKSSSSSSGYSSSGSSSSRTPHTPPSASSTTSSSSLSSSSSNPNPSSSSSSAPSRQQPPPQSAPPPPPPPPPPPPVSSATPQQAPPKPCLSAYGSPVAPVKPSAGLPGQTPPQQQSQSYSPSHPQASHLPQPYGGFSSPQAQDLSSSTVGAGKGYGGLGVTGRSFSAEVVYGSDSGYGSLPPSLGGAGSPSLSFGGPGHSPALLGSGSGAVSTGSGSGSVGGNSGGGGSGSSGGSVGSGGGGSSYHLPDSSPSPSNGSGIIRPGMHSPAPTRPAQSPGGAGGNKYLSSVLSPQFLSSPQGYPDTRGPQPQPQSYHPTPPKPKPDTDMLGVERPQEEDEEDDDDFLIQHLLHAQSPAPHPSQHHAQPPPQVSAQQQPTPQQAPQSRDGGKSLSAYELNKASEERYHLQSVIRTNSATNNTAPGSTGTSVAGGLESQLEMTLKKQQQQQQQHQQQQQQQHHHHQQVKSDRVLQGAGAGGGRGNSDSLPHSHSHTPHPHPHDSLGSVVHYSRGDPYSHLPHPHSHHAHHTSHAQHSQHAQHPHPHSLSQTHMELKKPPDPAEIPYLRKTPDLQHQSQSNLSLMDSPPDQSQQSQPAHLLQSVLSHTARNKMEAQQTSQQQQQQQQQHSMNQQAMIGPTGGAGAGGVGGVDTQSQTSQLQLQLQSQALESHYGRGSQRDQSQASQNSVSSLDMLERSLSRTTSREGAGTDRGGHGGMGGDGENSDHHRQQQHRIPPHHQSHHPQQTTSDLHDFLSEPDLGLSASSHMHHMAPHHPHQHSHLSQQPHPHHSAHQHPHHMQPPSRGSQPQTQAQSREPEPQLSQSQLDQLKEHQFNTTSPGAKTSQGQNQQQQQRYMPLTSISFPDSLLQDEDRSFFPGMEDMFCSEDYKTSCAGPGGGTTVSGGHDGMSEGRGQGQDGMDPVKAGVGGSGYDMMSHHGDQGYEQYCHSLSESGNSTIHLDLDSLKTDELPSTVNTEQLGLIQSQNPGMGLGGTGPGGDGSANKMMGGGVGGGSGSGGLTSPIFSSRPKKLLKTSSFHLLKQRRDPNSQAQVKKNYAQEYEFEDDEDKANVPADIRLNSRRLPDLLPDLVSSCRKSGAGSSIDTLSPLMGDLDFCQSSGYSSIGPPPQLLPRDGPKKRGRKPTKPKREGPPRPRGRPRIRPLPEPPYFKGLMGTAVVETRGRGRGRGRGRGRKEDAMLQMQKDLNKGQNLHLQQQQQQQQQQQQQQQHHHYQPQHLQHPQEQQTHMVQMQHHPQQPQHHHPQQQHLHQQPHPQPHLHPQQQHHAQQQHLPQQQHQEPIRPIKIKLPIPSMPSSDALLRTDSMSSSDQVLSDGSLGSAPSLGLSPGAGLDLNRAQEKMKHKVPEMAWERDMDEQMTPEAWAAMQKLSSSTEDKNPELKSGFMASFLDFLKTGKKQTGPGMDPVDSVSVKGGIRPLSPPPPPPPPPPPAPSFGEGEGEGSLGLSSCPSPCKRLDEELKRNLETLPSFSSDEEDSVSKNQDLQKSISSAISALYDTPHSLVSAPPPRTPSPPTPHMQQTPSPINTPPPIPVEPEPEPVTQTHAQPMENEEEEEEETPPAPAQPSPPSLSPSPPTSSCPSPLPPPPLSLPSPLPLEEEEDEEEPSQPQLPEEEEQQLPPRSPSPPALPCPSPFPPASYSPPSSPTLANEEQSPEPPSPPTPEDVTIRKITSLHLAKKQANVAIVGESEEEDSESGGEGIFRERDEFVVRSEDIRTLKVALQTGREPPPIWRVQKALLQKFAPEIKDGQRQFCATSNYLGYFGDAKIRYQRLYVKFLENVNKKDYVRVCSQKPWHRPGLTLRRQSLPKLPPVTRSQTPPRVERDEREKERQEKEKEREQRERERREKEKEKEQREKERREKEKEKERREKERDREREREKEKQQERERVKDKEKKLQTAPQEKVDKRSVMVERGKGKEEKRGGGDKKVERPPRVRPVKVKAEPPPKKRKKWLKEVPSSSDSDSSPDPHSEDEAVVVRGMNNRATREIFRSYVEMLVSTALDPDMIQALEDTNDELYLPPMRKIDGILNEQKRRLLRRGNMSSQHQEALHTFPQMTADTLDSGAVRVHLAGEGYNRKTLNRVKKSFPKQQDLKLSTENCRMYSLYHSLHHYKYHTFLHCKKETDSIEQATEDPGQEEVVQQCMANQGWLETLFNSFLDLLTLSTKP, from the exons ATGGATAGAAATTATCCTGGAACAGGATTCGGAGATTTGGGCGCTGGAACGGGATGGAGTTACGAGAGATCAGCAAAGGCAAG tctgGTGTATGGGAGCTCCAGATCCTCTCATCCCGACACAGAGCTACTCCATCGCCAAGCTTAcgccacaccccaccccctgcaGGGCTATGCAACCAATCATCACCCGGGGAGCTCTGGACAGAGTGGAGCCTGGGGGGCAGCAGGGAGGAGCTTGG GTCTGTCAGGTCTGTTTGATGCTGGGTTGCATCACTCCAGTCCCTCTGGTCCTGATGCATCCGTCATGAACCTAATATCTGCACTGGAGTCCCGTGGTCCACAGCCAcccccctctgcctcctcccttctctcacaGTTCCGAACCCCTACCTGGCAGACAG CAATGCATACCCCTGCTCCAGCTGAACTCTTCATCTCTGGTGCCCTCCCTGGCTCCGgatctttcccctcctcctcagcaCTGTCAGCTTATCAGCACCCTGCTTCGTTTTCAGGCCGCTCTTTCCCAGGGGTGACTTCATCACTTTCACTCCAGGACACACCCACCTTCAGCCCCACCTCAAATGGCCTTCTGTCACCCCATGATCCCCTTTTGCACATCAAGACGCCTTCTCAGTCCAGCCTAGGCTTTGATCGCCTGCTGTCCGACCAGAGGGCAGCAGCCTACAGAGGGTCCCAAGACCCATCTGGAGGGCCACCTTCGCAGGCTCCGACCTCCTCATCTGCGCGACACTTACCGCCCCCCCAGTTCAACCTGCTCTCGTCCCAGTTGCAGGACCAGTCCTCCCAGTTGTACAACAGCTCTGTGTTCTCCTCCACGCCAGCTCCACCCCAGCCACCATCCAGCCAAGAGAGGGCCATGGCTAGACAAGATAGTGTGATTAAACACTACCAGCGCCCTTCTCCTGCCCAGTCCCAGCTACCCTCatccacccctcaccccctgcAGCATTACCTCAGCTGTGGGGCAGGGGGGTATCAGCAGCAGATGCCCCACCACCGGCATGGAGGGATGTCCTGTAGCCCCCTGGGGGATCATAGTCCATCCTCAGACCCCAAGCCCTCGCCGCGGTCAGATCAGGTGTACCGACCCATCATTCAGCCCCCCTATACCCCCTCTACCACCTCCTCAGTCTCCTCATCGGCTGGTTCAGGAGGAACCGTCGGCAAAGGGAGCAAAAGCTCCAGCTCTAGCAGTGGCTACTCCTCCTCGGGCTCTTCCTCATCCCGCACGccccacacaccaccctctgcttcctccaccacctcttCCTCATCGTTGTCCTCTTCCAGTTCCAACCCCAACCcgtcctccagctcctcatcTGCCCCCTCTCGACAACAGCCCCCACCTCAGTCagcccctccacctcctccccctccaccaccccctccacctgTATCCTCTGCTACGCCACAGCAGGCACCTCCCAAGCCTTGCTTGTCTGCCTATGGCTCTCCTGTTGCCCCTGTCAAACCTTCCGCTGGTCTACCTGGTCAGACGCCACCTCAGCAGCAGTCACAGTCCTACTCTCCAAGCCACCCACAAGCCTCCCACCTTCCCCAGCCATATGGGGGTTTCAGCTCCCCCCAGGCCCAGGACCTAAGTTCTAGCACTGTTGGTGCTGGGAAAGGTTATGGTGGCTTAGGGGTGACAGGCAGATCCTTCTCGGCAGAGGTGGTGTATGGGTCAGATTCCGGTTATGGCTCTCTGCCACCCTCACTTGGAGGAGCAGGAAGCCCGTCACTGAGTTTTGGTGGTCCGGGACACTCTCCTGCACTTCTGGGGTCAGGCAGTGGGGCAGTTTCTACAGGGAGCGGCTCTGGGTCAGTGGGAGGTAATTCAGGAGGTGGGGGCAGTGGTTCAAGTGGAGGAAGTGTTGggagtggaggtggaggaagctCATACCATCTTCCGGATTCCAGCCCATCACCCTCCAATGGATCTGGCATAATACGTCCAGGGATGCACTCTCCGGCACCTACCCGACCAGCCCAATCCCCTGGAGGAGCTGGGGGCAACAAGTACCTTTcatctgtcctctcccctcagtTCCTGTCCTCCCCCCAGGGCTACCCTGACACACGAGGTCCCCAACCCCAGCCCCAGTCGTACCATCCCACCCCTCCAAAACCTAAGCCTGACACTGACATGCTTGGGGTAGAGCGGCcacaggaggaggacgaggaggacgatGATGACTTTTTAATTCAGCACTTGTTACATGCACAAAGCCCTGCACCCCACCCTTCTCAGCACCATGCCCAGCCACCACCCCAGGTTtctgcacagcagcagccaacaCCACAGCAGGCCCCCCAGTCCAGAGACGGGGGTAAAAGTCTATCAGCCTATGAGTTAAACAAGGCCTCTGAGGAGCGGTACCACCTCCAAAGTGTGATCCGCACCAACAGTGCAACCAACAACACAGCTCCAGGGTCCACAGGTACCAGTGTAGCAGGAGGTCTGGAGAGCCAGCTAGAAATGACTctgaagaagcagcagcagcagcagcagcagcatcaacaacagcagcagcagcagcaccaccaccaccaacaggTCAAGAGTGACAGAGTGCTACAAGGAGCAGGGGCTGGCGGGGGGCGAGGGAACTCTGACTCCCTCCCACACTCCCATTCCCACACACCTCACCCTCATCCTCACGACTCCCTGGGCTCTGTGGTCCACTACAGCCGGGGTGACCCTTATTCCCACCTCCCTCACCCGCACAGCCATCACGcccaccacacatcacacgcacAGCACTCTCAGCATgcccagcacccccacccccactccctctcacagACCCACATGGAGCTGAAGAAGCCCCCTGATCCAGCGGAAATACCCTACCTGCGGAAGACCCCTGACCTGCAGCACCAATCCCAGTCCAACCTCTCCCTGATGGACTCTCCTCCTGACCAATCCCAGCAGTCTCAGCCAGCCCACCTTCTTCAGTCCGTCCTCTCTCACACCGCTCGGAACAAGATGGAGGCCCAGCAGACCtcccagcagcaacagcaacagcagcagcagcactcaaTGAACCAACAGGCCATGATCGGGCCAACAGGAGGTGCAGGAGCTGGAGGTGTTGGGGGAGTGGACACTCAGTCGCAGACCTCTCAGCTGCAGCTCCAACTTCAGTCCCAGGCGTTAGAGTCCCACTACGGGCGTGGAAGTCAACGAGACCAGAGCCAAGCAAGTCAGAATTCTGTATCATCTCTGGATATGCTAGAGCGTTCCCTCTCCAGGACCACCAGCCGAGAAGGGGCTGGCACCGACAGAGGTGGTCATGGAGGaatgggaggagatggagaaaacagTGATCATCACAGACAGCAACAGCACAGGATTCCTCCACATCACCAGTCCCATCATCCCCAGCAAACCACATCGGACCTGCACGATTTCCTCTCTGAGCCGGACCTTGGCTTGTCAGCTTCTTCCCACATGCATCACATGGccccccatcacccccaccaACATAGCCACCTTTCTCaacagccccacccccaccactcaGCCCACCAACATCCCCACCATATGCAGCCACCATCTCGAGGTTCCCAGCCACAGACTCAAGCCCAGTCAAGAGAGCCAGAGCCTCAGCTCTCCCAGAGCCAACTAGACCAGCTCAAGGAGCACCAGTTTAACACCACAAGCCCAGGGGCTAAAACTTCCCAGGGTCAGaatcagcagcaacagcagaggTACATGCCTTTGACTTCCATTAGCTTTCCAGATTCTTTGCTCCAAGATGAGGACCGGTCATTCTTTCCTGGCATGGAGGACATGTTTTGCTCAGAAGACTACAAGACCAGTTGTGCAGGGCCAGGGGGTGGTACAACTGTGTCTGGGGGGCATGATGGCATGTCTGAAGGACGTGGACAGGGACAGGATGGGATGGATCCTGTTAAAGCAGGTGTTGGAGGCAGCGGTTATGATATGATGAGTCACCACGGAGACCAAGGGTACGAGCAGTACTGCCATAGCCTCTCAGAATCTGGAAATAGCACCATCCATCTGGACCTGGATTCCTTAAAGACTGATGAGCTTCCATCCACTGTCAACACTGAACAACTGGGTCTGATTCAGTCCCAGAACCCTGGGATGGGTTTGGGAGGAACTGGCCCGGGAGGAGATGGTTCTGCAAACAAGATGATGGGTGGAGGAGTTGGAGGAGGCTCTGGCTCTGGGGGACTAACATCTCCGATCTTCTCCTCTCGGCCCAAGAAGCTACTCAAAACCAGCTCTTTCCACCTCCTGAAGCAGCGCAGAGACCCCAACTCTCAGGCCCAGGTCAAGAAGAACTATGCCCAGGAGTACGAGtttgaggatgatgaggataaAGCCAATGTACCTGCTGACATCCGTCTGAACAGCCGTCGACTTCCAGATCTACTTCCCGACTTGGTGTCCAGCTGCCGAAAGTCTGGTGCTGGCTCCAGCATAGACACCTTGAGTCCACTAATGGGTGACCTGGACTTTTGCCAGTCATCTGGATACTCCTCTATTGGTCCACCTCCCCAACTTCTGCCAAGGGATGGCCCCAAGAAGCGAGGGAGGAAGCCGACTAAACCCAAACGTGAGGGACCACCCCGGCCAAGGGGGCGTCCTCGAATTCGTCCACTCCCAGAGCCTCCATACTTCAAGGGCCTAATGGGAACAGCAGTGGTTGAGACCAGAGGCAGGGGGCGTGGACGAGGTAGGGGTCGGGGCAGGAAGGAGGATGCGATGCTGCAGATGCAGAAAGACTTGAACAAAGGGCAGAACCTCCAtctgcaacagcagcaacagcagcaacagcagcagcagcagcagcaacagcaccaCCACTACCAACCCCAACACCTCCAGCACCCACAGGAACAACAAACGCACATGGTACAGATGCAACACCACCCACAGCAACCacagcaccaccacccccaacaGCAGCACTTGCATCAGCAGCCACACCCTCAGCCGCACCTGCatccccagcagcagcaccatgcACAACAACAGCACCTGCCCCAGCAGCAACACCAGGAGCCCATCAGGCCAATCAAG ATCAAGCTGCCCATCCCCTCCATGCCCTCTTCGGATGCCCTCCTGAGGACGGACTCCATGTCCAGCTCTGACCAGGTTCTGTCGGACGGGTCGCTGGGCTCCGCCCCCTCCCTGGGACTCAGTCCTGGAGCTGGGCTGGACCTGAACCGAGCCCAGGAGAAGATGAAGCACAAGGTTCCAGAG ATGGCCTgggagagagacatggatgAGCAGATGACCCCAGAAGCATGGGCAGCTATGCAGAAACTCTCTAGctcg ACAGAGGACAAGAACCCAGAGCTGAAGTCTGGCTTCATGGCCTCTTTCCTGGACTTCTTAAAGACTGGCAAGAAGCAGACTGGTCCTGGCATGGACCCTGTGGATTCTGTTTCTGTGAAGGGGGGTATTCGGCCTCTATCtcctcccccaccacctccacccccacctcctccggCTCCCTCGTTTGGGGAGGGCGAAGGGGAGGGGTCCCTGGGACTGAGCAGCTGTCCGAGCCCCTGCAAGCGGCTGGATGAGGAGCTGAAGAGGAACCTGGAGACGCTGCCATCCTTCTCCTCCGATGAGGAGGACTCGGTCAGCAAGAACCAGGACCTGCAAAAGAGCATCTCCTCAGCTATCTCCGCCCTCTATGACACGCCTCACAGCCTGGTGTCAGCTCCACCCCCTCGCACGCCATCCCCGCCCACCCCACACATGCAGCAGACTCCCTCCCCCATCAACACACCCCCTCCTATTCCAGtggagcctgagcctgagcctgtcactcaaacacatgctcaACCAATGGaaaatgaggaggaagaggaagaagagacgccACCTGC TCCAGCCCaaccctcacccccctctctctccccctctcctcccacatCCTCATgtccctctccactccctcctcctccactttccctcccctctcctcttccattagaagaggaggaggatgaggaggagcccTCCCAGCCCCAGcttcctgaggaagaggagcagcagcTCCCACCTCGCAGTCCCTCCCCTCCCGCCCTTCCCTGtccttctcccttccccccAGCCTCTTACTCCCCTCCGTCCTCCCCCACTCTTGCCAACGAGgagcagagcccagagcctccTTCACCCCCAACCCCCGAAGATGTGACCATACGCAAGATCACCTCACTGCACCTGGCCAAGAAGCAGGCCAACGTGGCCATCGTGGgcgagagcgaggaggaggacagtgagagcGGGGGGGAGGGCATCTTCAGGGAGCGTGACGAGTTTGTGGTGCGGTCCGAGGACATACGGACTCTGAAG GTGGCCTTGCAGACAGGCCGTGAGCCTCCCCCCATCTGGAGGGTGCAGAAGGCCCTGCTGCAGAAGTTTGCCCCTGAGATCAAAGACGGTCAGCGGCAGTTCTGTGCCACCAGTAAC TACCTTGGATATTTCGGTGATGCTAAGATTCGCTACCAGCGTCTGTATGTGAAGTTTCTAGAGAATGTCAATAAAAAGgattatgtgcgtgtgtgctcacAGAAACCCTGGCACCGCCCAGGACTCACCCTACG CCGCCAGTCACTCCCAAAGCTGCCACCTGTTACACGAAGCCAAACTCCTCcaagggtggagagagatgagagagagaaagagaggca ggagaaagaaaaggagagggaacagcgggaaagagagaggagagagaaagagaaagagaaggaacagCGGGAGAAGGAAcgaagggaaaaagagaaagagaaggagaggagggaaaaagagagggatagggagagagagagggaaaaggagaaacagcaagagagggagagagtgaaggataAAGAGAAGAAGCTTCAGACAGCACCACAGGAGAAGGTGGATAAGAGGAGTGTGATGGTGGAGCGAGGGAAGggcaaagaggagaagagaggaggaggagataagAAGGTGGAGAGGCCCCCAAGGGTGCGGCCAGTAAAGGTGAAGGCGGAGCCTCCTCCCAAGAAGAGGAAAAAGTGGCTGAAGGAGGTGCCGTCATCCTCTGACTCAGACTCCTCCCCCGACCCACACAGTGAAGATGAAG cgGTGGTGGTACGCGGGATGAACAACCGTGCCACGCGAGAGATTTTCCGCAGCTACGTGGAGATGTTGGTCAGCACAGCACTGGACCCTGATATGATCCAAGCTCTGGAGGACACCAATG ATGAGCTATATCTCCCGCCCATGCGCAAGATTGACGGCATCCTCAACGAACAGAAGAGGAGACTCCTGAGACGAGGGAACATGAGCTCCCAACACCAG GAGGCTCTGCACACGTTCCCCCAGATGACAGCTGATACGCTGGACTCTGGAGCCGTGCGTGTGCACCTGGCTGGGGAAGGCTACAACCGTAAAACCCTCAACCGCGTCAAGAAGAGCTTTCCCAAGCAACAG gacCTGAAGCTGTCCACGGAGAACTGCAGGATGTACAGTCTCTaccactctctccatcattaCAAATATCACACCTTCCTGCACTGCAAGAAAGAG aCCGACAGTATAGAGCAGGCAACGGAGGACCCTGGTCAGGAGGAGGTGGTACAGCAGTGCATGGCCAATCAGGGCTGGCTGGAGACGCTCTTCAACTCCTTTCTGGACCTACTGACCCTCAGCACCAAACCCTAA
- the LOC105898511 gene encoding insulin, with amino-acid sequence MSGFRVLLLLLCCVSLAPSSPGTLAVSLRARRLCGVHLVDALLFVCGERGLFYQPGRRVREEDIRIMMDSVPSLEETRVVLDKSRGGPSRVISKRGIVEQCCHFYCDFYDLENYCKNT; translated from the exons ATGTCTGGTTTCAgagtgctgttgctgctgctctgctgtgtgtctctggctcCCAGCTCCCCTGGTACGCTCGCAGTCTCCCTCAGGGCTCGCCGACTGTGTGGAGTTCACCTGGTGGACGCCCTGCTGTTTGTCTGCGGCGAGAGGGGACTCTTCTACCAGCCGGGAAGACGTGTCAGAGAGGAAGACATAC GTATCATGATGGACAGTGTTCCTTCTCTTGAGGAGACCAGAGTTGTCCTGGACAAAAGCAGAGGAGGACCCAGCAGAGTGATCTCAAAGAGGGGCATTGTTGAGCAGTGCTGTCACTTCTACTGTGACTTCTATGACCTGGAGAATTACTGTAAGAACACATAA